The Deinococcus radiopugnans ATCC 19172 genome window below encodes:
- a CDS encoding S9 family peptidase: MSNSLPGPDSLLALAFPSDPQVSPDGGKVAFVLARVEEEDPQKTDAEFARPRYKTHLWLSDGGPARQLTHSEGRDSSPRWSPDGETLAFVRTVNGRGGQLYLLPLGGGEARRVTGFKGAVQDVQFSPDGRFLAFFSGADDEDKRDERGEARVITRPRYRFNGRDWLPERPARLWRYDIGADTVTEWHTPDTEINSYTWQPDSDGVLFVSSADELAATQGQQEVWQLPLEGQPTQLTHWNSGIGALIPHPDGGRFVLVGRPEGKGSPENSHLFLFEADGSWRRLDEGHDHGVGNMVGGDCHVGALPEKPVWLNEHTLLFSSTVRGSCGLFRVTLDGEVTPHDHDAQTVIPSFTARSGGVALIRERADRFPEVELNGQQVTNLHERLTFPARPPERVTFQNDLGEGEGWVLLPGGEAKVPSILSIHGGPHTDYGHAFMHEFQLFAARGYGVCYSNPRGSAGYGQAWVDDIHGRWGGPDADDLLNFFDRCLEAHPRLDGNRSAVMGGSYGGFMTNWITGHTTRFQAAITDRSICNLLSFGGTSDIGLRFWEDELGLNFHRRADALRLWDMSPLQYVENVKTPTLIVHSVLDHRCPIEQAEQWYAALTLHGVPVRFVRFPEENHELSRAGRPDRRIKRLEEYLGWLEEWL; the protein is encoded by the coding sequence ATGTCCAATTCATTGCCCGGTCCCGACAGCCTGCTTGCCCTGGCCTTTCCCTCCGATCCGCAGGTCAGTCCGGACGGCGGCAAAGTGGCCTTCGTGCTGGCCCGCGTGGAGGAGGAAGACCCGCAGAAAACGGACGCGGAGTTCGCCAGACCGCGCTACAAAACCCACCTGTGGCTGAGTGACGGCGGCCCGGCACGGCAGCTGACCCACAGCGAGGGCCGTGACAGCTCGCCGCGCTGGTCACCGGACGGTGAGACCCTGGCCTTTGTGCGAACCGTCAACGGGCGGGGTGGGCAGCTGTATCTGCTGCCCCTGGGCGGCGGCGAGGCCCGGCGCGTGACCGGGTTTAAGGGGGCCGTGCAGGACGTGCAGTTCAGCCCCGACGGACGCTTCCTGGCCTTTTTCAGCGGCGCCGACGACGAGGACAAGCGCGACGAGCGCGGCGAGGCCCGCGTCATCACCCGCCCGCGCTACCGCTTCAACGGGCGCGACTGGCTGCCCGAACGCCCGGCCCGGCTGTGGCGCTACGACATCGGGGCCGACACCGTGACCGAGTGGCATACCCCCGACACCGAGATCAACAGTTATACGTGGCAGCCGGATTCGGACGGCGTGCTGTTCGTGTCCAGCGCCGATGAACTGGCGGCCACCCAGGGCCAGCAGGAGGTCTGGCAGTTGCCGCTGGAGGGCCAGCCCACGCAGCTCACGCACTGGAACTCAGGCATTGGGGCGCTGATTCCACACCCGGACGGGGGGCGCTTCGTGCTGGTGGGCCGCCCCGAAGGCAAGGGCAGCCCGGAGAACAGCCACCTGTTTCTGTTCGAGGCAGACGGTTCGTGGCGGCGACTGGACGAGGGCCACGATCACGGCGTCGGCAACATGGTGGGCGGGGACTGCCATGTCGGGGCGCTGCCCGAAAAGCCGGTGTGGCTGAACGAGCACACGCTGCTCTTTTCCAGCACCGTGCGCGGCAGCTGCGGCCTGTTCCGCGTGACCCTGGACGGCGAGGTCACCCCACACGATCACGACGCCCAGACCGTGATTCCCTCCTTCACCGCGCGGAGCGGCGGCGTGGCCCTGATCCGCGAGCGCGCCGACCGCTTCCCCGAAGTAGAGCTGAACGGCCAGCAGGTCACGAATCTGCATGAGCGCCTGACCTTCCCGGCGCGTCCCCCCGAACGCGTGACCTTCCAGAACGACCTGGGCGAGGGCGAGGGCTGGGTGCTGTTGCCGGGGGGCGAGGCGAAAGTGCCCTCGATCCTGAGCATCCACGGCGGCCCGCACACCGATTACGGCCACGCCTTCATGCACGAATTCCAGCTGTTCGCGGCGCGCGGCTACGGCGTGTGCTACAGCAACCCGCGCGGCAGTGCCGGCTACGGTCAGGCGTGGGTGGACGACATCCACGGACGCTGGGGCGGCCCCGACGCGGACGACCTGCTGAACTTCTTCGACCGCTGCCTGGAAGCCCACCCGCGTCTGGATGGCAACCGCAGCGCCGTGATGGGCGGCAGCTACGGCGGCTTCATGACCAACTGGATCACGGGGCACACCACGCGGTTCCAGGCGGCCATCACCGACCGCAGCATCTGCAATCTGCTGAGCTTCGGCGGCACGTCCGACATCGGGCTGCGCTTCTGGGAAGACGAGCTGGGCCTGAACTTCCACCGCCGCGCCGACGCCCTGCGGCTGTGGGACATGAGCCCGCTGCAATACGTGGAGAACGTCAAGACGCCCACGCTGATCGTGCACAGCGTCCTCGATCACCGCTGTCCCATCGAGCAGGCCGAGCAGTGGTACGCCGCCCTGACCCTGCACGGCGTTCCGGTGCGCTTCGTGCGCTTTCCGGAAGAAAACCACGAGCTGTCCCGCGCGGGCCGCCCAGACCGGCGCATCAAGCGGCTGGAGGAGTATCTGGGCTGGCTGGAAGAGTGGCTCTGA
- a CDS encoding NPCBM/NEW2 domain-containing protein: MPQSQRTAFSLTALALTLTLAACSQQSAAPQPQAEQPQVDGRDGSQFIYDGMDHSWVSSDNGLTDLKAQDLKAGNNPLSSEPWTAATSGWGPVERNMSNGEKGSNDGSKLTIQGKKYDNGFGVHANSSMTFDLAGKCSRFISDVGLDDEVGNRGSVVFKVYADGIKLFDSGKMTGADQAKTVNVDVSGRKELKLVVTDAGDNIDYDHADWGGAVLVDCNVSSKPTPPAPAPTPPPSNNVKYSGPLVITKGGTYRGNWESMDPNVPAVYVKTSEPVVIEGSNLRGRGELIRGWFMDLTVRNSNAYGLNPNVSGKHAGRFIAAEELRNLRVENNYMEGTSGIYVNQFNGKGSGQTIKILRNKVKNIDGRKSDGKGGYNGQRYYVQFAQIAKVQGVAGVEIAWNEVINEPGKSSLEENINLYSTSGTSSSRIQIHDNYIQGAFAVDPLDGSYSGGGIMLGDGPVGNMTEAGGYVDVYNNQIVSTSNQGVGIAGGHDHKVFNNRILSSGRLPTGQINKAQNVGIYVWDINNGQRSKTWFNNTVHDNLIGWTRVNSNNSTWFNNTWFADCTSTCYNNTSWSGTVTLETEKQEYQLWQSKFRAAGMSVGSN, from the coding sequence ATGCCCCAGTCCCAACGTACGGCCTTCTCCCTGACCGCCCTCGCCCTGACCCTGACGCTGGCCGCCTGCTCCCAGCAGAGCGCCGCGCCGCAGCCGCAAGCGGAACAGCCTCAGGTCGATGGACGTGACGGCAGTCAGTTCATCTACGACGGCATGGACCACTCCTGGGTTTCTTCCGACAATGGGCTGACCGATCTGAAGGCCCAGGACCTCAAGGCGGGCAACAATCCCCTGAGCAGCGAACCCTGGACGGCCGCCACCAGCGGCTGGGGTCCAGTCGAGCGCAACATGAGCAACGGCGAGAAGGGCAGCAACGATGGAAGCAAACTGACCATCCAGGGCAAGAAGTACGACAACGGTTTTGGCGTGCATGCCAATTCCTCGATGACCTTCGACCTTGCCGGCAAGTGCAGCCGCTTTATCAGCGATGTTGGCCTGGACGATGAGGTGGGCAACCGGGGCAGCGTCGTGTTTAAGGTCTATGCTGACGGCATCAAGCTGTTCGACAGCGGGAAGATGACCGGCGCTGACCAGGCCAAGACGGTCAACGTGGACGTTTCGGGGCGCAAGGAACTGAAGCTGGTGGTGACCGATGCGGGCGACAACATTGACTATGATCACGCCGACTGGGGCGGGGCAGTCCTGGTGGATTGTAATGTCTCGAGCAAGCCCACGCCTCCTGCCCCCGCGCCCACGCCTCCACCATCCAACAATGTCAAGTACAGCGGCCCGCTGGTGATTACCAAGGGTGGCACCTACCGCGGCAACTGGGAGAGCATGGATCCCAACGTACCTGCTGTGTACGTGAAGACCAGCGAGCCTGTCGTGATCGAAGGCTCCAACCTGCGTGGGCGCGGCGAACTGATTCGTGGCTGGTTTATGGACCTGACGGTACGCAATTCCAACGCGTACGGTTTGAATCCCAACGTCTCAGGCAAACACGCTGGGCGTTTTATCGCTGCCGAGGAACTTCGGAATCTCCGCGTCGAGAACAATTATATGGAAGGAACCTCGGGCATCTACGTCAATCAGTTCAACGGCAAGGGTTCGGGGCAGACCATCAAAATCCTGCGTAACAAGGTCAAGAATATTGATGGGCGCAAGAGCGACGGCAAGGGTGGCTACAACGGTCAGCGCTATTACGTTCAGTTTGCTCAGATCGCCAAAGTTCAGGGAGTCGCCGGCGTTGAGATTGCGTGGAACGAGGTAATCAACGAGCCGGGCAAGAGCTCTCTGGAGGAGAACATCAATCTGTACTCCACCAGCGGTACCTCCAGCAGCCGTATTCAGATTCATGACAATTACATTCAGGGCGCTTTTGCTGTTGACCCCTTAGATGGCTCCTACTCTGGTGGTGGCATCATGCTGGGCGACGGCCCGGTAGGCAACATGACAGAGGCGGGTGGCTACGTAGACGTTTATAACAACCAGATTGTCAGCACCTCCAATCAAGGCGTTGGCATTGCTGGAGGACACGATCACAAGGTGTTCAACAACCGTATTTTGTCGAGTGGCCGCCTGCCTACCGGCCAGATCAATAAGGCTCAGAACGTCGGTATCTATGTCTGGGACATTAATAACGGCCAACGCAGCAAGACTTGGTTTAACAACACAGTCCACGACAATCTGATTGGTTGGACTCGCGTGAATAGCAACAACAGTACCTGGTTCAACAACACCTGGTTCGCTGACTGCACCAGCACCTGCTACAACAACACCTCCTGGTCCGGCACGGTAACGCTGGAGACCGAGAAGCAGGAGTACCAGTTGTGGCAGAGCAAGTTCCGCGCCGCGGGCATGAGCGTCGGCTCGAACTGA
- the fumC gene encoding class II fumarate hydratase — protein MTQTRKESDTMGTLDVAADRYWGAQTERSIHNFPIGRDTFVWGRPIIRALGILKKGAAQANAELGELPQDVADLIVQAADEVIAGKLDDHFPLVVFQTGSGTQSNMNSNEVISNRAIEIAGGEMGSKKPVHPNDHVNRGQSSNDTFPTAMHIAVVLELNERLYGDVGKLRGTLHAKAEEFAGIVKVGRTHLQDATPITLGQEIGGWVAQLDYALAEVRHAGEGLLDLAIGGTAVGTGLNAHPQFGDLAAKKYEAETGFAFRSAENKFAALSAHDALVQTSAALRTLAGALMKMANDVRWLASGPRNGIGEITIPENEPGSSIMPGKVNPTQSEALTMVATRVFGNDATVAFAGSQGNFQLNVFKPVMVHAVLESIRLISDACLAFNDHCAAGIQPNLDKIQHNLDINLMQVTALNKHIGYDKAAAIAKKAHKEGSSLKEAALGLGYVTDAEFDEWVVPLEMTRN, from the coding sequence ATGACCCAAACCCGTAAAGAATCCGACACGATGGGCACGCTGGACGTGGCTGCCGACCGCTACTGGGGCGCACAGACCGAGCGCAGCATCCACAACTTCCCGATTGGCCGCGACACCTTCGTGTGGGGCCGCCCGATCATCCGGGCGCTGGGCATCCTGAAGAAGGGGGCGGCGCAGGCCAATGCCGAACTGGGCGAACTTCCGCAGGATGTGGCCGATCTGATCGTGCAGGCCGCCGACGAGGTGATCGCCGGGAAACTGGACGATCACTTTCCGCTGGTGGTCTTTCAGACCGGATCGGGCACCCAGAGCAACATGAATTCCAACGAGGTCATCTCCAACCGCGCCATTGAGATCGCGGGCGGCGAGATGGGCAGCAAGAAGCCGGTGCATCCCAACGATCACGTCAACCGGGGCCAGAGCAGCAACGACACCTTTCCCACCGCCATGCACATTGCCGTGGTGCTGGAACTGAACGAGCGGTTGTACGGCGACGTGGGCAAATTGCGGGGCACCCTGCACGCCAAGGCCGAGGAATTCGCGGGCATTGTGAAGGTGGGCCGCACCCACCTACAGGACGCCACCCCCATCACGCTGGGTCAGGAAATCGGCGGCTGGGTGGCGCAGCTGGATTACGCGCTGGCCGAGGTGCGGCACGCCGGGGAAGGCCTGCTGGATCTGGCGATTGGTGGAACGGCGGTGGGCACGGGCCTGAACGCGCATCCACAATTCGGTGATCTGGCCGCGAAGAAGTACGAGGCCGAAACCGGCTTCGCCTTCCGCAGCGCCGAGAACAAGTTCGCCGCCCTGAGCGCCCACGACGCCCTGGTGCAGACCTCTGCCGCGTTGCGAACCCTCGCAGGCGCGCTGATGAAGATGGCGAACGACGTGCGCTGGCTGGCGTCCGGCCCCCGCAACGGCATCGGCGAGATCACCATTCCTGAAAACGAGCCCGGCTCCAGCATCATGCCTGGCAAGGTCAACCCGACGCAGAGCGAGGCGCTGACGATGGTAGCGACGCGCGTGTTCGGCAACGACGCCACCGTGGCCTTCGCGGGCTCACAGGGCAACTTCCAGCTCAACGTCTTCAAGCCGGTGATGGTGCACGCGGTGCTGGAAAGCATCCGCCTGATCAGCGACGCCTGCCTGGCCTTCAATGACCACTGCGCGGCCGGTATTCAGCCGAATCTGGACAAGATCCAGCACAATCTGGACATCAACCTGATGCAGGTCACCGCCCTGAACAAGCATATCGGCTACGACAAGGCGGCGGCCATTGCCAAGAAAGCACACAAGGAAGGCAGCAGCCTGAAGGAAGCGGCGCTGGGTCTGGGTTACGTCACAGACGCGGAATTCGACGAATGGGTCGTTCCGCTGGAGATGACCCGCAACTGA